One region of Citrus sinensis cultivar Valencia sweet orange chromosome 6, DVS_A1.0, whole genome shotgun sequence genomic DNA includes:
- the LOC102608140 gene encoding uncharacterized protein LOC102608140, whose protein sequence is MDAMRKQLDVLMGANRNGDVREVNRKYYDRDVCRLYLAGLCPHELFQLTKMDMGPCPKVHSLQLRKEYEEAKAKGVDNYDRELEDAIDRLIVECDRKIGRALKRLEDDDAKAAIAISVSEVTQTPEVLELSKQIKEKLKEADQYDYEGKTDLKIRALEVVEELRTKRADKQSMLLLDAFNKDRASLPQPLPNPPPLAPLPIPAPDARTQEMINEKLKKAEDLGEQGMVDEAQKALEEAEALKKLPARQEPTLDSSKYTAADVRITDQKLRVCDICGAFLSVYDSDRRLADHFGGKLHLGYMQIRDKLAELQEERNKKHKDRCDDRRSKERSKDQDREPSRDREKEASRDRDRGDSRDRGRDYDRSSRDRDRYYDRDRRYDRERDRDSDRHRSYDSRSHRRSRSRSKERSRDYDRHRRHDRY, encoded by the exons ATGGACGCAATGAGGAAGCAACTAGACGTCCTGATGGGAGCCAATCGAAACGGCGACGTACGAGAAGTTAATCGCAAGTACTACGATCGCGATGTTTGCCGTCTCTACTTGGCCGGACTTTGCCCTCACGAGCTCTTCCAATTAAcg aaAATGGATATGGGGCCATGTCCGAAGGTTCATTCTTTGCAGTTGCGAAAAGA ATATGAAGAAGCCAAGGCAAAAGGCGTTGATAATTATGACAGAGAATTAGAAGATGCTATTGATAGACTTATTGTTGAGTGTGATAGGAAAATTGGTAGAGCTCTTAAACGTCTTGAAGATGACGATGCAAAGGCTGCTATTGCTATATCAGTCTCGGAGGTGACTCAG ACTCCAGAGGTTCTTGAGTTGTCAAAACAGATCAAAGAAAAGTTGAAAGAAGCTGATCAATATG ATTATGAAGGCAAGACTGATCTTAAGATTCGAGCTTTGGAGGTGGTAGAAGAACTCAGAACAAAAAGAGCTGATAAACAG TCCATGCTCCTCTTGGATGCTTTCAATAAAGATAGAGCATCGTTGCCTCAACCCCTTCCAAACCCACCACCATTGGCACCTTTGCCAATTCCTGCACCAGATGCTCGTACTCAGGAaatgataaatgaaaaattgaagaaggCGGAGGATCTTG GTGAGCAAGGAATGGTAGATGAAGCACAAAAAGCATTGGAAGAGGCTGAAGCACTTAAGAAG CTGCCTGCCAGACAAGAACCTACACTAGATTCCTCCAAATACACTGCTGCAGATGTGCGCATT ACTGATCAGAAGCTACGTGTGTGTGACATCTGTGGAGCTTTTTTAAGTGTTTATGACAG TGATCGTCGCTTAGCAGATCATTTTGGAGGGAAGCTTCATCTAGGCTACATGCAGATCCGTGATAAATTAGCAGAGCTTCAG GAGGAGAGAAACAAGAAACACAAAGATCGCTGTGATGATAGAAG GTCGAAAGAACGAAGTAAGGATCAGGACAGAGAACCAAGCAGGGATCGTGAGAAGGAAGCAAGTCGGGATCGTGATCGAGGGGATAGTCGTGACCGCGGGAGGGATTATGATCGTAGTAGCCGAGATCGTGATAGGTACTATGATCGAGATCGCAGATATGATCGCGAGCGTGATAGGGATTCTGATCGCCACCGAAGTTATGATTCAAGAAGTCACCGCAGGTCACGCTCGCGGTCAAAGGAACGTTCAAGAGATTATGATCGCcacag GCGTCATGATCGGTACTAG